ttactactaaataagtacaaaatttcattaagatACAAAAAGTGGCTCCTCAATCCTGATGGACATATTATTTCTTGTGTAAATTTCAGATCAATAACACAGAAAAAGTAAATGTTAGGTGTAGAATACACCACTGGGCTACTGGTGTAGACAGGCTACCGTGGGAGGAGAATCATTGGAAGAAACCCAAAGAAGCTCTGATACCAGAACAGGCATCAGAATTGGAGAAAATTCCTCTGCCTCCGTAAATGTAATTTAGATATAGTAACAGTGTTAAATAATGTAGATTGTGTTAAATAAACAGGATTCAGTCAATTTCGGCAGTTTAAATAAGacgaaagcaataaataaatactcttttATTGTAAATCAGACATTCAATATTAACGACGAATTAAAGGCAAACATTTCGGCAATTTTATAGCTATTCAACACAAGATATAACTAAAGCCCGTACGCACTGGCGTAATCTTTACGGGTgtaacaaaaattatttcagtgtagaGATGTCCCAAACGGGCGTAAAAAATCTCTGCGAACGGCCTTTCTGTAAATGTGGCGTGTTCTCGAAACAAACTCTACAGACTGTTCGTCAAACAAGCTAACATTCAACATGCTAATAGTAGTTAGTGATTAGTGTTAGTGGAAAAAATCCGTTCTGCAACAGGGACCATGCACACTATGCGATATACAGACCTGCGATTCAGATCAAATCAAACGCGCATGTTTATTTAAACGACGCGGTGCAAACGCGAGATGTGTGGCGATATAAACTGCTCTGCAGATGTCTTTAGGAAAAAAACACGTTGACAGCACGATTAAAAAACGCGATGTGCATAGGCCCTAATGCCAAAATGGTCATAATTACATACCTAGGTGCTAAGCATATTTTCAGTTTAACGAAaagtagatagaatattgatttatattatttgtgcAGCAGTATTTCTAGACAAAATTTAAAGGGTAGGAACTGtactgaaatgttttaaattaatgacaTAGAGTGAAGCATCGACGCGGTACCATTAAGACGCTAGTATAGTTTCAGCAGTTTCTTCCTCAATTTCAACATCGGGTTGTGGGTCGTGAGGTTGCCCTACGTATCCGTCTTCCATATCAAGCGTTTGTTCAATTGTTCCCTGGGTTTCGTATTCCTGCTCATATTGCAACGTTTCAAACGTTGGATCGTGTTTGTTCGTAACGTTTGGAGGCTCCTCGTATTGCTGAGTGTATTGTTGGTGCTCTGCACCTTGATCTACGTCTGTATATTGCTGTTCGTACATCGGATCATATTTTTGTGTAACCAATTCATCATTTAATTCAGTAGTTAAAGCTGCAGCATTTTGGTCGCCATAAACATATTCTTGATCTATGGGATACTCATTTTGGGAGTAATCATAAGGAGTTGCCCCCTCACCTTCCTGATGAGCATAATTTTCGTCTGCTTGTTCTGAATAGAACATTTCCCTTTGTTCAGCTTCAAAGTCTGCTATAGATTCAGCTACATACGTTGAATCCTCCGTTTGTTCAATAATGGGTTCGGTTTGTTCGATCGCGGATTCCGTTTGTCCAATAAAGGGGTCGGATTGGTCGATTACAGAATCAGTCTGTTCCAATGTACCGGTATCAGTGTTTAGGTTAGTTTGTTCTTTTGGAACAACATTGACATCACTTTTCATTTGAATTTCGTTACTGTGTTTAAATTCTTGGTCATAACTTATTTCTGTTGCAGTTTCATTTCCTAGAACAGGATCTGTTACAGCAATTACTGGTGAcgaattcaaattaatttctgTAGCTGGTGCGTATGAGCTTGAAACCTGGCTCTGGCTTACTTCTTCATTCTCATAGAATATCTCTTCTGAATTATCCTTTTCAGCTGGCTCATtttgttcatttaattttaGAGATTCAAATGCAACTGGAATTTCATctttaacattaatattttcacttGTAATATCGCACCTTTGATCCGAAGGAACGTTCACGTTGGTTGACGTAACATTTGCGTTTGATACAGATTGTGCCAAGTAATTAGTATGTTCTTCCGGAATTTCGATATCATTTGCGACTGAAGAGTTGCATGCCATATTTTGTAATTCATATCCAGTTGCACCTGTTTGGTCGTGATGTGGTTCTACATCTTCGTTAAATTCCCTGCTTGCATTTTGAACCAAGTTTGCAACTACATTAGTATTTTGTATATATTCATTATCGTTTGGAAATTCGTAATTTATAGAATCAGTAGGTAAATCTCTCTCCGGAAACTGGTCAACACCATTAACTGAAGCATAATCAGTAAGGCCTGCATTTACGTGATTATCGTAATGAGCAGTAATATTAGGTTCATGTTCGTTTGCCAAAACACTATCTGCGTGAACACTGTGATCAGGCAAAGCGACGACGTTGGTGGAACAATTGCCTGGCTTTtcattttcttctttctttaatatatttaatatttcatatttactcTTCCAATCCGTATTTTCACTAGATGTCGGGTTGAAATCGTTAATGGGGATCGTGTCTTGACCGGATCGCATTTGCAATGTCTCCGTATTTTGTTTGGGTGTCTCGTTTCTTATATAATTGCTTGTAAATGAAGATCTAACCTTGGGAatgagtatgtattttttgcttatttCTTGAATCAAATATGTCTCTTCGATATTATTAATCGGAGTATTTGGAATCAGTTGATTTTGACTTAGAGTAGGTGGTTGGAGATCACGAACTGGAGATATCTCCAGTGGGTGTCCTAGGCGATCGACTACATCTGGGCGATTGACAAATTTGCTGGGCTGAAACTGTTCATCAAAATACCATTAGGGTTACTGTTTAATGAAAGTATCTTAGCTTAGCTGTAACAGATAAGTTACTAACCTTGTGTCGCAAAGGCACCAATGCGCTGTTGTAACGCATTTTATCGAGTTTTCCCAAAATAAATTCATTCCGCTCCTTTCGTTTCTTATCTTCTTCCAGAAATGCATCGTATTGTTTCCTCAGAGCGTTGATGCGGTCCGATCTAGCTCTTTGATATGAAACAGAAATAGTAAATTAGAGATtctaacaatataaaaataatttagcattttttaataattttgaggTACTTTTTGTTTGACTTCCCCATATGAGTTGTGTAAATTAGTGCGTGTAACACCCTCGAGTGACCCGCATGGTACCGAAGTAAACAAAGCAATGCCGTGTCGACCTTCGAGAAGGTTTGTTgggtaaatataaaacttagCTTAGATAGGGGTGGTACATGTACAGAGCTTGCGAACTTTAggccagtatttttttaaaaggtgTTTAAATTTTTTCTATATCCATCCAAATCGCAGTTACGGAAACTCCTAACTACATAAAGTATTCCATTGAACAGTCCCTCAACTACATTTGTTGAACTTGTGACTGCATTTTcacttttcatttcatttttaggtaggcttttagttttaaatattatttttttctttcattcctTAGTAGTTGTGTTAACACAAACTGAATAATTGTATGAGTTTTGCAAACCTTTCTTAGCAGTCGGTAAAGTCTtactattttgttttctaaCGTGGTGTATCTGGTCTGTAAGTGTACCGGCAGTACCAGGCACCGGATTGTACCACAATATAACCTCTGCTAAATAGCGCCATGAAACGCGAACACTGTCAGCCAAATGACCTTCGACCTTGGTTTACGATGAGACATCAAAATATGTATGCAATTTTGATATCCAGTCGCACGTATCTATGGATATTATGGACTCagaaaattatgtgaaaatacATGTGTCAAGGACGTTTCAGTAGTGATAGGCAGCACCCTAAAGATTTTTGATTTGCTAAGGACTAGGCTGCGGCTGCAGTTACCTCTGCTGAAAACATTGTAGATCACTTATGCCAGGATCAACCCCGGGACCGGTACAGAAGAGCCAGCGACTACCAGATCTACATTTTGTAGTTATGGTTAAAATGTTACGTGTATTAACGGTTACACTTTTTTGCTTACCTATAGTTGAATCTATCTTACCTACTTTATTCTAAATAGCTGGTGTCAAGGAGTGatttgaatgctagctgccggCTGCAATTGCCGACCACACTTGCGGCGGCGGCATGATGTTAGTTGATATCGGAGGGCACATGCTGCTGGCGCTttgatccaaaacggtttcatataaatacatGCAGGCCAGTAGGTaggtagtgcagctgcggccgatttCATGTAAGTAGTTAGGGCACATTCGCTCGACAGTCAGTCGGCAGCAGCTAGCCTTCAAAATGTTCAATTTTACAACTGACTTTCAgggactttttttgtttgttactcgattaaaATAACCTAGGTACTCGAGGATCCTGGATCcttagaaaaatcattttttatatgaGAGGCTAGTAGTTACCTATATACTCGCCatgtggtcccattatcatcaggtcaggttTCTGATGACGGTAATAACACGAAAAAGAAacgaaaattcaaaaaaatttaGACCTATCGGCTAAAAACGTAAAAACTTCTACAACGCAATCGAAGTTTAGAGCTGGTCAGACTGAGAAGACGACGGCCCTGCTAGCCTACCACTTCCTATGCAACACGGCTGCTTTATACGGGCCCTAACTGACGGCTGCGGCCGTTGACACACCAATCATGCGCCAGCCCCTGCACCTCATTCAATGAGGCGTAGTAGGTAGTGGCATGAGCCTGCTGCTGTTGCACCTCCCCGAACATACGTCGATCATAAAGGAGTGAGTGTGAGATAGAATGATAGCAGAGGGTACCGCCTTCTCACAGAACATTATGAACCTGTGTGGCCCTAACCGTTACACCattactaaaacaatttttataatttaaaataacggaaaacagcactttttgctagtaggtacttacagaatatagattcttttattttttgtgataccaCGCGTCGAAAACATAATTCGAATGTTGTTAATATCGATCGTCTGaacaaaaaattatgaaagtcaaagaaattaaaaagtttttgttttcgtGACTTTTGAGGTGTTGCAGCGCTTTACATTATGGTAAAATCAAGGAGTTTTGATACCAGTTCAATTTAGTTCAACATCACAATGCAACTTTGAGGGGGTCGAGTTACCATAATGATCAGACAATATTCCGAACCCGAACCGCCAGAATGCTTGGCGACACTGAAGTCCTgttcgtaggtaggtaggttcTATCTGGAAGTATCGTCATCATCGTTTCTATTGTCTtacttattattgtatgtacaacctctttggttaggtatgtacatagccgaaaaattgatagaagtgtgttaaaaaaaacaaatgtaatgtcagttgttgttgtaaaaagcttgttacgtgtgaatttataaaactaaatatataattggactctcttgaagactttaagacttttagtaTCCATTTGACGTCGGagggttttttattttatgttatgggccctaatgcagatgcgtaatttgtggaataaaaaaCCCTCCTATACTAGGGAGAGTATGATACAGCTACCAATGACGAGGCTGTATCAGGAGATCACGTTCATGATGCTTCAGAAGCAGATCAAGCAGATGAGTTCATTGACGCTCAAGAGGAGATAAGGGAACCTGAAGTTCACAGGTATAATTTGAGAGACAGGTCAACCCTTAGACCTCCTAAGCGGATGAAGGATTATATCTGCCTCATTGATTCTGATCAGTTTCCTGAGTCTTACGAAGAAGCCTTGGGAAGAGAAGACAGAAATGAGTGGCTGAAGGCATTAAACGCCGAAATGAAATCGCTATTGGAAAACAATGTATGGAGTCTATGTGAACTACCGCCCAACAGAAAAGCATTACcatgtaaatggatattcagaATAAAAAGAAATCCAGACGGttctattgaaaaatataaggcGCGGTTAGTTGTAAAAGGCTTTAAACAGAAGAAAGGTTTGGACTATGACCAAACTTTTAGCCCCGTAGCTAGACATGCTACAATTCGAGCACTTTTGAGTGTTAGTGCTCAAGAAAAACTACATGTTGTACAATTTGATGTAGCCACTAATGCAGATGcgtaatttgtggaataaaaatccCTCCGCCGTCAAATGGAtactaaaagtcttaaagtcttcaagagagtccaattatatatttagttttataaattcacacgTAACAAGCTTTTTTCAACAACAACTGTCATTACaccttattgtctttttttttttaacacacttctatcaatttttcggctatgtacatacctaaccaaagaggttgtacatacaataatacttTCCCTAATTGATGAGAAGTATTCAGATGCCTAACGCATCCCAATCCTTTCTTGAAAATCCACGAGCCGAGGTCTGGAAACTGCCTTTCAGCCAGTCATCTCTGTCTTCTCTTCCCAAGGCGTCCTTCCCAAAGTAATCAGATTCAATCAGGCCGATATAATCGTTCATCCGCTGTGGAGGTCTCAGGGTTGATCTGTCTCTCAAATTATACCTGTGAACTTCAGGTTCCCTTATCTCCTCTTGAGCGTCAATGAACTCATCTGCTTGATCTGCTTCTGAAGCATCATGAACGTGATCTCCTGATACAGCCTCGTCATTGGTAGCTGTATCATACTCTCCCTAATGCAGATGcgtaatttgtggaataaaaatccTCCGACGTCAAATGGAtactaaaagtcttaaagtcttcaagagagtccaattatatatttagttttataaattcacacgtaacaagctttttacaacaacaactgTCATTACaccttattgtctttttttttttaacacacttctatcaatttttcggctatgtacatacctaaccaaagaggttgtacatacaataatagcCACTGCATTCCTTAATGGACAATTGACGGAGGACATTTTTATGAAGCAACCAGATGGTTATGGTGATGGTTCCAAGAAAGTGTGTCGTCTAAATCGCAGTCTGTATGGCTTAAAACAAGCACCAAGGTGTTGGAACAGCTGTTTTGAGGACATAGTACTAGAGATGGGCTTCAAACAGAGTGATGGTGATTGTTGTCTCTTCACTAAGAAAATTGGACAGAAGAAAATTCTGATCACTCTGTATGTTGATGACGGTTTAGTCGCTGCTACAGACGCAGAGTTGGCGAATGGCTTTCTAGAAGATCTGAAAAGGAAATTAAAGATCACAGTCAAACCAGCTTCATATTATTTAGGCCTTCAAATTAAGACCGCAAGTGACGGTTCTATAACCATCAATCAAGAAGCTTATTTAAAGAAGATATTAGAGCGTTTTGGGATGTTTGACTGCAATCCAGTCTCTACTCCTATAGAGAAAGAAGGTATTCAGTCAGGGAAAGTGGTTCCTGCAGAAGAACAAAAGAAGTTTCCCTATAGAGAAGCAGTCGGCGCCCTCGCTTATTTGATGGTAGGCACTCGTCCCGATATCGCTTATGCGGTGGGAGTAGCCTCTCGTAAGCTAGAGAATCCTACAAAGGAAGACTGGAACACAGTTAAAAGAATATTCCGGTACCTGAAGGGGACGATCTCTCTCGGATTGACATATGGAAGTGAGCCTAAACAGCTAATAGGCTACAGTGATGCTGATCACGGAGGAGACTCTACAACTGGAAGATCAACTACTGGCGTAGTATGTTTGTACGCTGGTGCTGCTGTGTCCTGGCTTAGTCAACGACAAGCCACAGTTGCTATATCCACAACAGAAGCGGAGATAGTGGCTGCTAGTGAAGCTGCTAGAGAACTAGTATGGCTGCAAAGAATTTTTGCAGATATGACAGATCTAGAAGAGATACCTGTCCTTAAAGTGGATAATGAGGCCGCTATAAGATTAGCTCACAACCCAGAATTCCATAAGAGGACAAAACACATCCGTACTAGACACTTCTTTGTGAGAGAAATGGTGCAAGAAGGAACTCTAACTGTTGTAAAGACAACTTCAACGGATCAACTGGCTGATGTGTTTACCAAGGCAGTTCCCAGACCTCGGCTCGTGGATTTGCGAGAAAGGATTGGGATGCGTTAGGCATCTGAATACTTCTCATCAATTAGGGAaagtattattgtatgtacaacctctttggttaggtatgtacatagccgaaaaattgatagaagtgtgttaaaaaaaacaaatgtaatgtcagttgttgttgtaaaaagcttgttacgtgtgaatttataaaactaaatatataattggactctcttgaagactttaagacttttagtaTCCATTTGACGTCGGAGGGttttttattccacaaattacgCATCTGCATTATTACTTACTATCTATAGCTCATCAACTTcaaagagtaaaataataataggatACAACTGGTTGCATCAAATGATCCATTccgaaattatcaaatgataCATACCGCTCTGGGTGCAGTGCAAGGGAGTGTCACTTTTAGGGTCgtggtaactttttcgaactaTCCCGCAGTCCCGGTAGGCTTTGACCCTAGTGGGTCCGAGTGGAGTTAGCTGTCTCTCTCTGAGGAGTTCCACCGTGTCTTCCGGGCTGTGACATCTGAGAGCGGCACCTCTTGAAAAATCCGACGCAGTTACCTCCCGAAGTAACGGTGTCCGGTGAGGACTTGCGTCAAGCGGACTCTCTCGATCCGCTCCTCATTGGAGACTTACTGCCCCTATTGTGGCGTACCTTTCATTGAAATGCCTCAAATTCATATACATAAGGGAGTAGGTACGTATACAGCGAGAGAtatatcaaaaatcatttatttaaacttggctaaaaaacagcacttttcaaacGTCAGGATCACATGAGACAACCCTAAAAACGACCACCATTCACCTCTTCCTATGTGTTACCGGAAAGAACATAAGAGAAtagaaatataggtaggtagtcaGGAAGTAGGTTCATAAGATAGCACATAGGGGTAGAAATACATAGTGGTAATGGAAATTCCTCAGAGCTTCTTGCGAATGTGACAA
The sequence above is a segment of the Helicoverpa armigera isolate CAAS_96S chromosome 20, ASM3070526v1, whole genome shotgun sequence genome. Coding sequences within it:
- the LOC110373449 gene encoding uncharacterized protein LOC110373449, with the translated sequence MFSTRGITKNKRIYILARSDRINALRKQYDAFLEEDKKRKERNEFILGKLDKMRYNSALVPLRHKFQPSKFVNRPDVVDRLGHPLEISPVRDLQPPTLSQNQLIPNTPINNIEETYLIQEISKKYILIPKVRSSFTSNYIRNETPKQNTETLQMRSGQDTIPINDFNPTSSENTDWKSKYEILNILKKEENEKPGNCSTNVVALPDHSVHADSVLANEHEPNITAHYDNHVNAGLTDYASVNGVDQFPERDLPTDSINYEFPNDNEYIQNTNVVANLVQNASREFNEDVEPHHDQTGATGYELQNMACNSSVANDIEIPEEHTNYLAQSVSNANVTSTNVNVPSDQRCDITSENINVKDEIPVAFESLKLNEQNEPAEKDNSEEIFYENEEVSQSQVSSSYAPATEINLNSSPVIAVTDPVLGNETATEISYDQEFKHSNEIQMKSDVNVVPKEQTNLNTDTGTLEQTDSVIDQSDPFIGQTESAIEQTEPIIEQTEDSTYVAESIADFEAEQREMFYSEQADENYAHQEGEGATPYDYSQNEYPIDQEYVYGDQNAAALTTELNDELVTQKYDPMYEQQYTDVDQGAEHQQYTQQYEEPPNVTNKHDPTFETLQYEQEYETQGTIEQTLDMEDGYVGQPHDPQPDVEIEEETAETILAS